DNA from Salvelinus alpinus chromosome 17, SLU_Salpinus.1, whole genome shotgun sequence:
ATCCCTGAGACCTTGACTTGTGACCCCAAGACAGGCAGGGCTCCAGACGGAGCTCACACTTTCATGAGCCACCAGTGCCCCATGCGTGGTAGCTCCTTTCAGATCCATGAAGCAATGAGCCCCCAGCAGACCAGGCATGGCACCAGGTCTGCTGTCTCCAGCTGCCGTACTGAACCCTGCCAGAGGAGAGTGCTGATGCTGAACCAGCACTGCTCCGAGGACCTCCCAAGCCGCAGCCACACTGTGCATGACttatcagacaggagacgagcCAGTCACCCTGGCCTGCCCTCTGGGAACAATGCCATAGGGATATATAGACACGTAGACAGACAACTGCCCAGCAACCCAAACCACCTAGCCGTGCCCACTGAGAACTCTGGCACAGGACAATACAACAGGGGGTTCAACACAGACATCATTGAGAAGAGGACGCCTCAGAGCAGCCATGTGGAAGGCCCCTGGCAAGAACTATATGTGGAAGACCACAGAGGCAGTATGGCCAGTGAGGACTATAACAGTCAGAAACAGTGTCTTTCCAAGAGTCCCTCAAGGAAACGGCCTGGGAAGCAGCTAGCAGACTGGCGTCAGTTTGCAACACTGGGACATCCTCAAATTGGTGGGGACTGGCCCCAAGCAGATGGCCCCTGTGGCCCCCTCTACAGCACGCTGGACGGGCTCTCTGCCCGCTCCAGGAAGGGTCTCTCTGGGAACCCCCGGGCAGTGAGGAACCAGCTCCTGAAGGCCAGGGCCTCCCGGCTGGCTGACGAGCGCAGTGAGGTCACCACGGATGAGGAGGCCCGCGGGGATGTCTGGGCAGGCCGCTACTGGAGTAGGACTGAGCGCCGGCGCCACCTGGCGTTGGCCCGGGAGCAAAGGCAGAGGAGGCTGAGCCGTGGTGGGCCTGAGGGAGCAGCAGAGGACGGGGCTGCAGGAACAGGGGGTGCAGGGGGGCAAAGGGGTGCAGAGGGCCCTGGAGGAGGCTGCAGCACGGTGCTGGAGCTCAGCCACAGGAAGCAGAGTCGTCTGAGGAACCATAAACTGCTGGATGACTGGACCACAGTGGAGGAGCTGCTGACACACGGCACCCGTGTGGGGGAGGGGGACAACATCCTCTGTCACAGCCCACTGCTGTCGGTCACTACAGTATAATGACACAGTGGGATAAGGTGTGTATGAGTGATTGAATAGGGTCAGTGATATGACTCCAGTTTGGCTACGTCTTGTTCTCCACACATGTTCCTGGAAACAACCTAGAGTAGTAGTTATCTAATGGTCTGGACCAATGGCAGTACAATACAACCTAGAGTAGTAGTTGTCTAATGGTCTGGACCAATGGCAGTACAATACAACCTAGAGTAGTAGTTGTCTAATGGTCTGGACCAATGGCAGTACGATACAACCTAGAGTAGTAGTTGTCTAATGGTCTGGACCAATGGCAGTACGATACAACCTAGAGTAGTAGTTGTCTAATGGTCTGGACCAATGGCAGTACGATACAACCTAGAATAGTAGTTGTCTAATGGTCTGGACCAATGGCAGTACGATACAACCTAGAGTAGTAGTTGTCTAATGGTCTGGACCAATGGCAGTACGATACAACCTAGAATAGTAGTTGTCTAATGGTCTGGACCAATGGCAGTACGATACAACCTAGAGTAGTAGTTGTCTAATGGTCTGGACCAATGGCAGTACGATACAACCTAGAGTAGTAGTTGTCTAATGGTCTGGATCAATGGCAGTATTAAACAACCCAAATGGCAGTTTTCACTGGTCCCTCTAAAGCTAGCTGA
Protein-coding regions in this window:
- the LOC139543005 gene encoding E3 ubiquitin-protein ligase PDZRN3-like, with the protein product MGCKHSGQGKWADNGVKGHDLSQLRRREALHFMGGGYEQPITMQIEGRHGRGRRAHHSQYPMSDCSIQMERPSWEALRALGVVEGAGPSLGAYAPGPYYDDMPIPPEMYAANGYLSSVAYNLEDLNRIEYVDDPERCLIGCCNTDNDEPSSFLSQSEYEGHWLDKPMGYLPLHELDSGLGCTDGSLHQGDLSDPETEEGVEAPMSSPPGHTSRGSSPSSESLLSSEVSDSGFHSVSTGEFRHFQKIIDGRIHNYRSRVVPREKRSKSRWDLESIPETLTCDPKTGRAPDGAHTFMSHQCPMRGSSFQIHEAMSPQQTRHGTRSAVSSCRTEPCQRRVLMLNQHCSEDLPSRSHTVHDLSDRRRASHPGLPSGNNAIGIYRHVDRQLPSNPNHLAVPTENSGTGQYNRGFNTDIIEKRTPQSSHVEGPWQELYVEDHRGSMASEDYNSQKQCLSKSPSRKRPGKQLADWRQFATLGHPQIGGDWPQADGPCGPLYSTLDGLSARSRKGLSGNPRAVRNQLLKARASRLADERSEVTTDEEARGDVWAGRYWSRTERRRHLALAREQRQRRLSRGGPEGAAEDGAAGTGGAGGQRGAEGPGGGCSTVLELSHRKQSRLRNHKLLDDWTTVEELLTHGTRVGEGDNILCHSPLLSVTTV